From Pan troglodytes isolate AG18354 chromosome 11, NHGRI_mPanTro3-v2.0_pri, whole genome shotgun sequence, the proteins below share one genomic window:
- the BARX1 gene encoding homeobox protein BarH-like 1: protein MQRPGEPGAARFGPPEGCADHRPHRYRSFMIEEILTEPPGPKGAAPAAAAAAAGELLKFGVQALLAARPFHSHLAVLKAEQAAVFKFPLAPLGCSGLSSALLAAGPGLPGAAGAPHLPLELQLRGKLEAAGPGEPGTKAKKGRRSRTVFTELQLMGLEKRFEKQKYLSTPDRIDLAESLGLSQLQVKTWYQNRRMKWKKIVLQGGGLESPTKPKGRPKKNSIPTSEQLTEQERAKDAEKPAEVPGEPSDRSRED from the exons ATGCAGCGGCCGGGGGAGCCGGGCGCCGCGCGCTTCGGCCCGCCCGAGGGCTGCGCGGACCACCGGCCGCACCGCTATCGCAGCTTCATGATTGAGGAGATCCTCACGGAGCCACCCGGGCCCAAGGGCGCCGCGCCCGCAGCCGCCGCTGCCGCGGCGGGCGAGCTGCTGAAGTTCGGCGTGCAGGCGCTGCTGGCGGCGCGGCCCTTCCACAGCCACCTGG CCGTGCTGAAGGCCGAGCAGGCGGCGGTGTTCAAGTTCCCACTGGCGCCGCTGGGCTGTTCAGGGCTGAGCTCTGCGCTGCTGGCGGCAGGGCCTGGGCTGCCCGGCGCCGCGGGTGCGCCACACCTGCCGCTCGAGTTGCAGCTCCGCGGGAAGCTGGAGGCGGCAGGCCCTGGGGAGCCAGGCACCAAGGCCAAGAAGGGGCGTCGGAGCCGCACTGTGTTCACCGAGCTGCAGCTGATGGGCCTGGAGAAACGCTTCGAGAAGCAGAAGTACCTTTCCACGCCGGACAG AATAGATCTTGCTGAGTCCCTGGGCCTGAGCCAGTTGCAGGTGAAGACGTGGTACCAGAATCGGAGGATGAAGTGGAAGAAAATA GTGCTGCAGGGCGGCGGCCTGGAGTCTCCCACCAAGCCCAAGGGGCGGCCCAAGAAGAACTCAATTCCAACGAGCGAGCAGCTTACTGAGCAGGAGCGCgccaaggatgcagagaaaccgGCGGAGGTGCCGGGCGAGCCCAGCGACAGGAGCCGCGAGGACTGA